The following are from one region of the Paenibacillus sp. JZ16 genome:
- a CDS encoding FMN-dependent NADH-azoreductase — protein MADVLFIKANDRDQSVSIKLYDAFVNAYRAKNPGDNITELDLFEVELPYYNGEMFSGIIKLASGGELTAEEQKAVQIANRYTDQFIAADKVVIAFPLWNFTIPAQLLTYLSYLSQPRKTFKYTAQGPVGLQSEKKVVLLNARGSVYSEGPLAEKEMSVNYVKSMLGFWGITTIETVVVEGHNQFQDRAQQIIETGLTEAAKVASGF, from the coding sequence ATGGCAGATGTACTATTCATTAAAGCTAATGATCGTGATCAATCCGTCAGCATAAAGCTCTACGACGCTTTCGTAAATGCTTACCGGGCGAAAAACCCTGGCGACAATATTACGGAATTGGACCTGTTCGAAGTGGAGCTGCCTTATTACAATGGCGAAATGTTTTCGGGCATTATCAAGCTTGCCAGCGGCGGTGAACTAACGGCCGAGGAACAAAAAGCAGTCCAAATCGCTAATCGCTACACAGATCAATTTATCGCAGCAGATAAAGTCGTAATCGCGTTCCCGCTTTGGAATTTTACGATTCCGGCTCAATTGCTCACCTACCTGTCTTATCTTAGCCAACCGCGGAAAACATTCAAGTACACAGCACAAGGTCCGGTAGGATTGCAAAGTGAAAAGAAAGTGGTGCTCCTTAACGCACGTGGCAGCGTTTACTCTGAAGGCCCGCTGGCTGAAAAGGAGATGTCGGTTAATTACGTAAAAAGCATGCTCGGTTTTTGGGGAATCACAACGATTGAAACGGTTGTCGTAGAAGGCCACAATCAATTCCAAGACCGCGCCCAGCAAATCATTGAAACCGGATTGACTGAAGCAGCAAAAGTAGCATCTGGATTTTAA